The following are encoded together in the Babylonia areolata isolate BAREFJ2019XMU chromosome 18, ASM4173473v1, whole genome shotgun sequence genome:
- the LOC143293035 gene encoding uncharacterized protein LOC143293035 isoform X2, with protein MKLLAFLLVVVAVASATKDGRYKPPLVHKGGHLWARQAHPHTCGPNQFRCHSFGQCIQEKWVCDTERDCFDGSDEIDCAHNCTGEHQFRCRNGNCRPIQYRCDGNNDCGDNSDEINCNKVECSTGDVQCDNFRCIEETRLCDGRDDCGTNWDERNCVPVSSCQPAQFRCADGSHCIDRRWMCDGNDDCRDQSDETGCVCQVNEFKCNSGKCIPENWKCDRYNDCGDFSDEHACPKVECSAGEVRCDNFRCIDGTQLCDGRDDCGTNWDERNCASSCQPAQFRCADGSHCIDRRWMCDGNDDCRDQSDETGCVCQVNEFKCNSGKCIPENWKCNRDNDCGDFSDEHACPTIHPTLCGDMMTARDCALKNDTSHPICLDQEDGFKFCRKFCGLCIHT; from the exons CTCACCCCCACACGTGCGGCCCGAACCAGTTCCGGTGTCACTCCTTCGGGCAGTGCATTCAGGAGAAGTGGGTCTGTGACACGGAGCGCGACTGCTTCGATGGCTCCGACGAGATAGACTGCG CCCACAACTGCACGGGTGAACATCAGTTCCGCTGTAGAAACGGTAACTGCAGACCTATCCAGTACCGCTGTGATGGCAATAACGACTGTGGAGACAACTCTGACGAAATCAActgca ACAAGGTCGAGTGTTCAACCGGGGACGTCCAGTGTGACAACTTCCGGTGTATCGAGGAGACGCGGTTGTGTGACGGCAGAGACGACTGCGGGACCAATTGGGACGAGCGGAACTgcg TTCCAGTCTCATCCTGTCAGCCTGCCCAGTTCCGCTGTGCGGACGGTTCCCACTGCATCGATCGCCGCTGGATGTGTGACGGCAATGACGACTGTCGGGATCAGAGTGACGAGACCGGATGCG TGTGCCAGGTGAACGAGTTCAAGTGCAACAGCGGCAAGTGTATCCCAGAGAACTGGAAGTGTGACCGATACAATGACTGCGGGGATTTCAGCGACGAACACGCTTGCC CCAAGGTCGAGTGCTCAGCCGGAGAGGTCCGGTGTGACAACTTCCGGTGTATCGATGGGACGCAGTTGTGTGACGGCAGAGACGACTGCGGGACCAATTGGGACGAGCGGAACTgcg CCTCATCCTGTCAGCCTGCCCAGTTCCGCTGTGCGGACGGTTCCCACTGCATCGATCGCCGCTGGATGTGTGACGGCAATGACGACTGTCGGGATCAGAGTGACGAGACCGGATGCG TGTGCCAGGTGAACGAGTTCAAGTGCAATAGCGGCAAGTGTATCCCAGAGAACTGGAAGTGTAACCGAGACAATGACTGCGGGGATTTCAGCGACGAACACGCCTGCC CCACCATCCACCCGACCTTGTGCGGGGACATGATGACGGCACGTGACTGCGCTCTGAAGAACGACACCTCGCACCCGATATGCCTCGACCAGGAGGATGGCTTCAAGTTCTGTCGCAAGTTCTGTGGTCTGTGTATCCACACCTAA
- the LOC143293035 gene encoding uncharacterized protein LOC143293035 isoform X1 has protein sequence MKLLAFLLVVVAVASATEGGRYKPPLVHKGGHLWARQAHPHTCGPNQFRCHSFGQCIQEKWVCDTERDCFDGSDEIDCAHNCTGEHQFRCRNGNCRPIQYRCDGNNDCGDNSDEINCNKVECSTGDVQCDNFRCIEETRLCDGRDDCGTNWDERNCVPVSSCQPAQFRCADGSHCIDRRWMCDGNDDCRDQSDETGCVCQVNEFKCNSGKCIPENWKCDRYNDCGDFSDEHACPKVECSAGEVRCDNFRCIDGTQLCDGRDDCGTNWDERNCASSCQPAQFRCADGSHCIDRRWMCDGNDDCRDQSDETGCVCQVNEFKCNSGKCIPENWKCNRDNDCGDFSDEHACPTIHPTLCGDMMTARDCALKNDTSHPICLDQEDGFKFCRKFCGLCIHT, from the exons ATGAAGCTGCTGGCGTTTTTGCTGGTTGTGGTTGCGGTCGCTTCAGCGACCGAGGGCGGTCGCTACAAACCGCCGCTGGTGCACAAAGGGGGACATCTGTGGGCAAGACAAG CTCACCCCCACACGTGCGGCCCGAACCAGTTCCGGTGTCACTCCTTCGGGCAGTGCATTCAGGAGAAGTGGGTCTGTGACACGGAGCGCGACTGCTTCGATGGCTCCGACGAGATAGACTGCG CCCACAACTGCACGGGTGAACATCAGTTCCGCTGTAGAAACGGTAACTGCAGACCTATCCAGTACCGCTGTGATGGCAATAACGACTGTGGAGACAACTCTGACGAAATCAActgca ACAAGGTCGAGTGTTCAACCGGGGACGTCCAGTGTGACAACTTCCGGTGTATCGAGGAGACGCGGTTGTGTGACGGCAGAGACGACTGCGGGACCAATTGGGACGAGCGGAACTgcg TTCCAGTCTCATCCTGTCAGCCTGCCCAGTTCCGCTGTGCGGACGGTTCCCACTGCATCGATCGCCGCTGGATGTGTGACGGCAATGACGACTGTCGGGATCAGAGTGACGAGACCGGATGCG TGTGCCAGGTGAACGAGTTCAAGTGCAACAGCGGCAAGTGTATCCCAGAGAACTGGAAGTGTGACCGATACAATGACTGCGGGGATTTCAGCGACGAACACGCTTGCC CCAAGGTCGAGTGCTCAGCCGGAGAGGTCCGGTGTGACAACTTCCGGTGTATCGATGGGACGCAGTTGTGTGACGGCAGAGACGACTGCGGGACCAATTGGGACGAGCGGAACTgcg CCTCATCCTGTCAGCCTGCCCAGTTCCGCTGTGCGGACGGTTCCCACTGCATCGATCGCCGCTGGATGTGTGACGGCAATGACGACTGTCGGGATCAGAGTGACGAGACCGGATGCG TGTGCCAGGTGAACGAGTTCAAGTGCAATAGCGGCAAGTGTATCCCAGAGAACTGGAAGTGTAACCGAGACAATGACTGCGGGGATTTCAGCGACGAACACGCCTGCC CCACCATCCACCCGACCTTGTGCGGGGACATGATGACGGCACGTGACTGCGCTCTGAAGAACGACACCTCGCACCCGATATGCCTCGACCAGGAGGATGGCTTCAAGTTCTGTCGCAAGTTCTGTGGTCTGTGTATCCACACCTAA
- the LOC143292335 gene encoding uncharacterized protein LOC143292335, translating into MVSLKLVVAVLVAVLVAAEAARLKKGGKTHPGSRKARSLKRQANGGGQCGPLEFKCDDGTCIQDEWTCDTDNDCPDGSDERNCPSDCSGEHQFQCGNGQCITTEFRCDGDDDCGDQSDEIDCHKVTCAAGEVQCDNFICIEETWLCDGDDDCRDGWDEKNCTASCRADQFRCADGSRCIDHRWQCDGDDDCQDQSDEITCICQVNEFKCASGKCIDDTWQCDGDNDCGDFSDEHNCPTIHPSLCGDMMSARDCSLMNETTTPICQNAELGFKFCRKFCNLCLHA; encoded by the exons ATGGTGTCTCTGAAGCTCGTGGTGGCTGTCCTTGTGGCGGTGCTGGTGGCCGCGGAGGCTGCTCGCCTGAAGAAGGGCGGCAAGACGCACCCTGGCAGCAGGAAGGCCAGGTCTCTGAAGAGGCAGGCTAATGGTG GAGGGCAGTGCGGGCCCCTGGAGTTCAAGTGTGACGACGGTACCTGCATTCAGGACGAGTGGACCTGCGACACCGACAACGACTGTCCCGATGGCTCTGACGAGAGAAACTGCC CTTCCGACTGTTCCGGAGAGCACCAGTTCCAGTGCGGAAACGGCCAGTGTATCACCACTGAGTTCCgttgtgacggtgatgatgactgtggtgaccAGAGTGACGAGATCGACTGCC ACAAGGTGACGTGCGCCGCCGGAGAGGTGCAGTGCGATAACTTCATCTGCATCGAGGAGAcctggctgtgtgatggggatgACGACTGCAGAGATGGATGGGACGAGAAGAACTGCA CCGCCTCCTGCCGTGCCGACCAGTTCCGCTGTGCTGACGGATCTCGCTGCATCGACCACAGGTGGCAgtgtgacggtgatgacgatTGTCAGGATCAGAGTGATGAGATCACCTGCA tttGCCAGGTCAACGAGTTCAAGTGTGCCAGCGGCAAGTGCATTGACGACACTTGGCAGTGCGACGGTGACAACGACTGTGGCGACTTCAGTGATGAGCACAACTGCC CCACTATCCACCCAAGCCTGTGCGGGGACATGATGTCTGCTAGGGATTGCTCTCTGATGAACGAAACCACTACCCCTATCTGCCAGAACGCCGAGCTGGGATTCAAGTTCTGCCGCAAGTTCTGCAACCTTTGCCTGCACGCCTAA